One genomic window of Osmia bicornis bicornis chromosome 3, iOsmBic2.1, whole genome shotgun sequence includes the following:
- the LOC114878168 gene encoding excitatory amino acid transporter isoform X2, with protein sequence MEEKSSARFSDYLFAKMDGQDVSASQGPRKVTADTRKFIRENLLLVVTLSGVMFGVLLGFGLRPLNLGDDAVMLISYPGELFMRLLKLMILPLVIASLISGSASLNARMNGMIAVRTLVYFILTSLLNAVLGVVLVLLIHPGNPGIRKSMTTSHSGRAVNILDSLLDLGRNMFPDNIFQAAFQQAHTVYVPKTQPFRNLSDSMSNDVMGEVELMRVTQYRSGTNTLGIVFFCLVFGTFLGTLGEKGQIVIDFFKAVFEVIMRMVSTVMWMTPVGITSVIAGKILGVTDLALVMSQLAWFIVTIVIGVFFYQLVIMQLIYLAFVRKNPFKFYAGLAQGTLTAFAMASTAAALPVTFRLMTDKLRIDPRVTRFVLPIGCNINMDGTALFVAVASIFIAQMHGIVLGFGEIITVILTSTAASVSSASVPSAALVLLLVVLSAIDAPVYNVSLLFTIDWFVDRIRTTNNMLGDCYAAAVVEQLSKKELMALDAAAYQSETVLPTTIANGCISANRVPDPDTIVVEMQDDTRIAGVANISVLQIPRSVTEETV encoded by the exons ATGGAGGAGAAATCCTCGGCTCGGTTCTCCGACTATCTGTTCGCCAAGATGGACGGCCAGGACGTGTCGGCCTCTCAGGGTCCCCGTAAGGTGACCGCCGACACCAGGAAGTTCATCAGGGAGAATCTTCTCCTCGTGGTCACCTTATCCGGCGTGATGTTTGGCGTGTTACTTG GGTTCGGTCTGCGACCCCTGAACCTCGGCGATGACGCAGTTATGTTAATCAGTTATCCTGGAGAACTGTTCATGAGGTTGTTGAAGCTAATGATCTTGCCACTGGTGATCGCCAGCCTTATATCTG GCTCTGCCAGTTTGAACGCAAGAATGAACGGTATGATCGCTGTTCGAACTTTGGTATACTTTATACTCACGTCATTGCTGAATGCTGTCCTTGGCGTTGTCCTGGTTCTACTTATTCACCCGGGTAATCCGGGAATTCGAAAATCGATGACTACTTCGCACAGCGGAAGGGCCGTCAACATCTTGGACAGCCTGCTCGATTTGGGAAG GAACATGTTCCCGGACAATATTTTCCAGGCAGCCTTTCAGCAG GCGCACACGGTATACGTTCCAAAGACTCAGCCTTTTCGAAATCTCAGCGATTCCATGTCCAATGATGTCATGGGAGAAGTGGAGCTGATGAGAGTAACTCAATACAGAAGCGGTACGAACACCCTGGGCATAGTTTTCTTCTGTCTGGTGTTTGGCACGTTCTTGGGAACGCTTGGGGAAAAAGGCCAGATCGTGATCGACTTCTTCAAAGCTGTATTCGAAGTCATCATGCGAATGGTGTCGACTGTGATGTG GATGACACCGGTTGGCATCACCTCGGTAATAGCCGGGAAAATACTCGGCGTGACCGATTTGGCTTTGGTGATGTCGCAGCTCGCTTGGTTCATCGTCACGATCGTGATCGGTGTATTTTTCTATCAGCTGGTGATCATGCAGCTGATCTATCTGGCCTTCGTGAGAAAGAACCCCTTTAAATTCTACGCCGGCCTCGCCCAGGGTACACTGACCGCCTTCGCCATGGCATCAAC GGCTGCCGCGCTTCCGGTCACGTTCCGCCTGATGACGGACAAGCTCAGGATCGATCCTCGAGTGACCAGATTCGTTCTACCGATCGGCTGCAACATTAACATGGACGGGACGGCGCTGTTCGTCGCCGTAGCCAGTATATTCATCGCTCAGATGCACGGTATCGTATTGGGCTTTGGTGAAATTATAACGGTCAT TTTAACCTCGACCGCGGCGTCCGTCTCATCGGCGTCAGTTCCGAGCGCAGCCCTTGTTCTTCTGCTTGTCGTGTTAAGCGCCATCGACGCTCCAGTTTATAACGTTTCTCTCTTGTTCACCATCGACTGGTTCGT GGATCGTATACGTACCACCAACAACATGCTGGGAGATTGTTACGCAGCTGCCGTGGTTGAACAGTTGTCGAAAAAGGAACTGATGGCATTGGACGCAGCAGCCTACCAG TCAGAGACCGTTCTACCAACCACTATCGCGAATGGATGCATTTCCGCGAATAGGGTACCCGATCCTGACACCATCGTCGTCGAAATGCAAGACGACACGAGGATAGCCGGCGTCGCCAA CATCAGCGTGTTGCAGATACCTAGGAGCGTGACCGAAGAGACGGTTTGA
- the LOC114878168 gene encoding excitatory amino acid transporter isoform X1, producing the protein MEEKSSARFSDYLFAKMDGQDVSASQGPRKVTADTRKFIRENLLLVVTLSGVMFGVLLGFGLRPLNLGDDAVMLISYPGELFMRLLKLMILPLVIASLISGSASLNARMNGMIAVRTLVYFILTSLLNAVLGVVLVLLIHPGNPGIRKSMTTSHSGRAVNILDSLLDLGRNMFPDNIFQAAFQQAHTVYVPKTQPFRNLSDSMSNDVMGEVELMRVTQYRSGTNTLGIVFFCLVFGTFLGTLGEKGQIVIDFFKAVFEVIMRMVSTVMWMTPVGITSVIAGKILGVTDLALVMSQLAWFIVTIVIGVFFYQLVIMQLIYLAFVRKNPFKFYAGLAQGTLTAFAMASTAAALPVTFRLMTDKLRIDPRVTRFVLPIGCNINMDGTALFVAVASIFIAQMHGIVLGFGEIITVILTSTAASVSSASVPSAALVLLLVVLSAIDAPVYNVSLLFTIDWFVDRIRTTNNMLGDCYAAAVVEQLSKKELMALDAAAYQSETVLPTTIANGCISANRVPDPDTIVVEMQDDTRIAGVAK; encoded by the exons ATGGAGGAGAAATCCTCGGCTCGGTTCTCCGACTATCTGTTCGCCAAGATGGACGGCCAGGACGTGTCGGCCTCTCAGGGTCCCCGTAAGGTGACCGCCGACACCAGGAAGTTCATCAGGGAGAATCTTCTCCTCGTGGTCACCTTATCCGGCGTGATGTTTGGCGTGTTACTTG GGTTCGGTCTGCGACCCCTGAACCTCGGCGATGACGCAGTTATGTTAATCAGTTATCCTGGAGAACTGTTCATGAGGTTGTTGAAGCTAATGATCTTGCCACTGGTGATCGCCAGCCTTATATCTG GCTCTGCCAGTTTGAACGCAAGAATGAACGGTATGATCGCTGTTCGAACTTTGGTATACTTTATACTCACGTCATTGCTGAATGCTGTCCTTGGCGTTGTCCTGGTTCTACTTATTCACCCGGGTAATCCGGGAATTCGAAAATCGATGACTACTTCGCACAGCGGAAGGGCCGTCAACATCTTGGACAGCCTGCTCGATTTGGGAAG GAACATGTTCCCGGACAATATTTTCCAGGCAGCCTTTCAGCAG GCGCACACGGTATACGTTCCAAAGACTCAGCCTTTTCGAAATCTCAGCGATTCCATGTCCAATGATGTCATGGGAGAAGTGGAGCTGATGAGAGTAACTCAATACAGAAGCGGTACGAACACCCTGGGCATAGTTTTCTTCTGTCTGGTGTTTGGCACGTTCTTGGGAACGCTTGGGGAAAAAGGCCAGATCGTGATCGACTTCTTCAAAGCTGTATTCGAAGTCATCATGCGAATGGTGTCGACTGTGATGTG GATGACACCGGTTGGCATCACCTCGGTAATAGCCGGGAAAATACTCGGCGTGACCGATTTGGCTTTGGTGATGTCGCAGCTCGCTTGGTTCATCGTCACGATCGTGATCGGTGTATTTTTCTATCAGCTGGTGATCATGCAGCTGATCTATCTGGCCTTCGTGAGAAAGAACCCCTTTAAATTCTACGCCGGCCTCGCCCAGGGTACACTGACCGCCTTCGCCATGGCATCAAC GGCTGCCGCGCTTCCGGTCACGTTCCGCCTGATGACGGACAAGCTCAGGATCGATCCTCGAGTGACCAGATTCGTTCTACCGATCGGCTGCAACATTAACATGGACGGGACGGCGCTGTTCGTCGCCGTAGCCAGTATATTCATCGCTCAGATGCACGGTATCGTATTGGGCTTTGGTGAAATTATAACGGTCAT TTTAACCTCGACCGCGGCGTCCGTCTCATCGGCGTCAGTTCCGAGCGCAGCCCTTGTTCTTCTGCTTGTCGTGTTAAGCGCCATCGACGCTCCAGTTTATAACGTTTCTCTCTTGTTCACCATCGACTGGTTCGT GGATCGTATACGTACCACCAACAACATGCTGGGAGATTGTTACGCAGCTGCCGTGGTTGAACAGTTGTCGAAAAAGGAACTGATGGCATTGGACGCAGCAGCCTACCAG TCAGAGACCGTTCTACCAACCACTATCGCGAATGGATGCATTTCCGCGAATAGGGTACCCGATCCTGACACCATCGTCGTCGAAATGCAAGACGACACGAGGATAGCCGGCGTCGCCAAGTAA